AAAAGTTGGACGTCGATGAAATTCTCCAAACGCTAGAAGAGGCTGTTGTTCCGTACCAAAAGGTGGATGAATGATCGCGGAAGAATGCAAAAAACTTCGTCAGCAGCTCGAAGAACTAGCGCTGGCGGAAGAACGAGAAACTGTTCATGACCAACTCGAACAGCGGAGATGCGAGTTGGTTGAGGTGCGTGACATGTTGCTGGCAGTCACCAACTCACTCAAAGCAATCTCGGCAAGAACCAAGTTGGTTGATGATCTGGATCCGGCAAAGTGTCTTGATCGGGTTCGCAAGATTCGAGAATCGCTGTTGGCTGATCCGCTCAGTATAACGAAAGGCCGTCAGTTTACCGATATGCGGAAGGCTTTCGAGAAGTTTGCGACCGATGGAAGCGCATGTGCGGAGGCGACTTGGGCACAGTTCATGCCGCGAGCACGTCCGTCAGTAGACACGAATCAACTTGCTCAGGCAGAACAGCAGAAAGACTTTAAGGCAATTGCCGTGAAGTTGAAGAACCGGGCAAAGTATGCAGAACAACTTGCCAAGAAGCCTCCCGCCAACGAAGAAGACGTCGCCGAAATCGAATCGGCGTGGGACGACATCCGCGAGATGATGGCGGCGTTGCCCGACGTTGCCGACGATCCGGTCGTGCAAGAATTCCTGAAAGCGGCAAACTCATCTGGCGGAGCGTCCATCGACTTGCTCACTGACGAGGTGCGGGCTTGGTTGCAAGAGAACAAAATCGCGGACAAGTATCGCATAACCACAATGTAACGAGGGAACGACGCACGTGAAGGTAGACGACCATCGACTCGAATTTCTGAACTCGCTTGAACGCGCCGAAGCAAGGCTTCTGTCGTGGGGGCTTGTCGATGGTTCGTTTAGTGCAGACGAGATTGGCGATCTTTGTGAAATCTACCTCGAAGACAACGATCTTTGGACGTTGTACGAGGACGAGGATGAGTTTCAAGATGTTTTAGAGGAGATTGGTTTCCTTTACGAGTTCCAAGACGGAATGCGGCATCGCTATCGCACTCGGATGGCTGAGACGCTCCGATTGCTGTCAAGACTTCGTCAACTATTCCCAAAGCACATGAATACGGGCAACCGGAAATGGCAAACGGCAAAGCCACTTGTGGGTGATTTCAGGTTTATGCTGCGTCCTCGAACCGTGCCGCAGCGGAACGTCTCTATAGACGAAACATTAGCCCGGATCGAGCAATCAAGGAAGCTTTCAGCGCTTCAGAAAAATGTTTTGTCGGCCTTGCTGTCATCGCCAAACGATGATCAGATGCAGCTTGCATCTTTTCAAGTTCGTGCGGCCGAGAACGTTCTGGGCCAATTGAATATGAACAGGTGCTCAGGAACGATCGTTTGTGCCGGCACAGGTAGCGGAAAAACGCTGTCGTTCTACTTGCCAGCGTTCCTTTCGATCGCCGAGTCCATCGACAGCAATTATTGGACGCGATGTCTGGCAATCTATCCGCGTAACGAACTGCTCAAAGATCAACTCGCCGAGGCGTATGGCCAAGCTAGAAAAATTGATTCGCTCTTGCAGGCCAACGGAAAACGCAAACTGACAATTGCAACTTTGTTCGGTGCGACGCCTGAACATGAAGGCTACTTTGACTATGCAGAACCACCAGCAGGCTGGACTCGCACGAATGGTGGCGACATATGTCCTTTTCTTACTTGTCCAACCAGATCTTGCCAAGGCCAGATGATTTGGCGGGCTGAAGATCGGAACAGCAATGTGCATCGACTGTGCTGCTCTCGTTGCTCAGCAAGCACGGCGCACGACGAGCTAATCTTGACTCGTCAGCGTTTGCAGCATACTCCCGCCGACATTCTATTCACGACCACGGAGATGTTGAATCAACGTATTGGTGATTCGACCATGGCACACGTGTTCGGTGTCGGTGCAGCGAGAAACAGAACACCGAAGATGGTACTGCTGGACGAGGTGCATACTTACTCTGGGGTTTCCGGGGCGCAAACCGCGATGCTGCTTCGTCGTTGGAAGCATGCCGCCGACGTGCGCCCACACTTCGTGGGCCTGTCAGCGACGTTGGCCGACGCGCGAAAGTTCTTTGCAACTCTGATTGGGGAATCCGATTCACGTGTCGAGGAAATTTCCCCTCATCCGACGGAATTGGATCGTATGGGAATGGAGTACCTAGTCGCTCTACGTGGAGATCCGGCGAGCCAAAGTTCATTACTGTCGACGTCAATCCAAACAGCGATGCTACTGCGACGAACGCTTGACGCACGGAACAACAACACGGCACCACAGTCCGAAGTCTACGGGTCGAAAGAGTTCGTGTTCACGGACGACCTCGACGTAACGAACCGGATGTTTTACAACCTGCGGGACGCAGAAGGACAAGACAGTTGGGGCCGCCCCGATGTTCAGACGCATCCTAACGGCTCGCTTGCGAACTTACGGAACCCGCAAGCTCCCGATGAGCGGCTAAGAGCGCAGTTCGGGCAATCTTGGGACCTTTGCACGAAACTAGGCCATCGGCTTCAGGATGGGACTTCCGATCTGCGAATTGAGCGTACGAGTTCACAGGACTCTGGCGTTGCGACCGATGCCGACATCATCGTGGCGACCGCGTCACTGGAGGTTGGTTTCAACGATCCCGAAGTAAACGTTGTTTTGCAACACAAGGCACCAAGAGATCCCGCCCAATTTCTGCAACGAAAAGGGCGTGCTGGTCGGCGCATTGAAATGCGACCCTGGACTATCGTAACGCTCTCCGATTACGGCCGAGATCGGTTGGCTTGGGAAAGCTTTGACTTGCTTTTTGACCCTGCACTGTCGCCTCGAGAATTGCCCGTCAGCAATCGCTACGTTCTGCGTATGCAGATGGTATTCGCCTTTTTCGATTGGATCGCAACACGTTTGCGAACGCAAGCAGGGATGCCAAAAGGCAGCGTCTATCGCGATTTTTCAGGACCGGCAGAGAAGATCCTGCAAAACTCCAAGAAGATCGCTGACATGAAACAACGCCAAAGAGCGGCGGTCGCCATCATTGAAGGGTTGTTGTTCAGAGAAGAGGGCTACCACGAACTCGTGAGATATCTATCCAATGCCTTGAAACAGACGGAAGAGACGATCGAAGTCCTCGTATGGGATCCGCCGCGCGCATTGATGAACGCCGCTTTGCCAACTCTACTGCGACGATTGAATTCCAACTGGAAAGTCGTCGATAAGGATCCGCCAGTATTCGACAACTTCGTCGGAAACAATCCGCTGCCCGAGTTTGTCCCGGCCCAGTTGTTCGGGGACTTGAACTTGCCAGAAGTGACGCTGCGATCGCCGCCGCAGGATCTGAGATCGCTGGAACGCGTCGACGTGCTTCCGATCTTGCAAGCGATGCGTGAATTTGCACCGGGTCGAGTATCGCGTCGCTTTGGCGTTTTGAACTCACACGCGCGCCACTGGGTGCAACCGGGCGACCTTTCGATCGACGGCGACCAACCGCTTGAACTAGGCAACATCGTCAGTCGATACGACGAAATCGGATCATTTGATCGGTTTGATGCGAACGGCAACTCGCAATCGATACGATGCGTTCGTCCTCGGGAGATGCGACTGGTCGTTCCTGAACGACGCGTGGCGGACAGCACTAACGCGATGCTTTCTTGGAACACTCAAGTGTGCCCGCTGGTCCCCGGAACATCCGTTGATTTGCCGTCGCCATCACGTTGGTCTTCGGTTGTAACGGGAATGGAGCTCTTCGTCCACAACCTTAACAATCCCCTCGAGGTGCGTCGCTTTGCGACTCAGTCGAAGGCGACAATCAACTTCGACAATGGTCAGACAAATGAGACCACCCTCAGCTTCATTGCAGACCGCGGCGATGACACAGATTCCAATCAAGTCCCGGTGGGGATTGGCTTTGCTATTGACGTTGACGGACTGGTCGTTCGATTTGCTGTACCGGAGGATTTAGCGGGCCGACTGCTTCACAACCCGGCCATGCTTCGCTGTTTACGAGTATCGAAATTCCGAGATGCGGTCGCGGAAGATCCGACACTTGAACGCTTCGCAAGCTTCTTTGAACTACGCTGGTTGTCTCAGGTTTATCTCTCCGCTTTGGTGACATCCGCGATTGAACGAGACGTCACGCTACAGGAATCGTGGCAAGCGTCGTCCTCAGATTCAACTATCCTGAACTTCAACGAGGTTCTTGGTGTGATCTTCCAAAGTCTTGCCGTGTCTTCACAGAGTGACCAGGATGGTGAGCAAAGTGAATCACTTGATGACGTCCAGCAGCAACTGCAAAAAGACTTGGAGCAACTTCTAGAAGATCCGATCATCATCGACTCACTTCACGGCCATGCTCCCGTACTTTGGGAAACGCCGAACTCAGCTTGGACACCGTGGCTGACTCGGAAGTTCAAGACAACTTTGGGAGCGGCAATTCTTGACGGTATCCAACAAGTCTGCAGTGATCTGGATTCCAACGATCTTCTGCTCGACGTCGAACCTGGTCCGCGCCCAACCATCGCGGTTCCGAGAACAGGCGAGAGCGAAGAAGTCTGGATCACGGAGAAGACTGTCGGCGGTGGCGGAATCATTGAATCGTTCTTGATTCGCTATGGCGAAGATCCGCGACGATTCTTCGATCTTGTCGAAAACGCGTTGCGTCCATCCGACTACGAAATTGCCGACCAACAATTGACGATCCTGCTCGATTGGATGAACTCGCCCGACCAGGTCGAAGTAAAAGACAAGGTTTCGGCCTATCGAGTCGCGTCGACCGAAAATCATAGAGCCCACGCTGATGCCTTCGATGATCTTCGCAAAACTCTAGACAAGAAGGGACTGTTCACATGCCATGGTGTGATTGCTGCGATCGCCAATCGAATCCTGCGACCTGGCAGCAACGAAGACACCGATGCGTTGCTTCACAAGATGATCTCACGCTGGGGCACTCTTGAGGACAATTTGGACGTCGAGATTGATCCACGAATTATGGCGTACCTCGAATCGGCGAATGATTTGATCGATAACGTTATGCGAGACCCAAGCGACAATGCGATTGAGGCGAATCGTCGCCAGTGGCGCTTCAATACGCTGCTTAGCTTGCTTTGGCCGCGTGGCGGTGTATCTCGCAGCGCACGCCTCGTCGTCTATAACCCGT
The sequence above is drawn from the Rubinisphaera margarita genome and encodes:
- the dpdJ gene encoding protein DpdJ, which encodes MKVDDHRLEFLNSLERAEARLLSWGLVDGSFSADEIGDLCEIYLEDNDLWTLYEDEDEFQDVLEEIGFLYEFQDGMRHRYRTRMAETLRLLSRLRQLFPKHMNTGNRKWQTAKPLVGDFRFMLRPRTVPQRNVSIDETLARIEQSRKLSALQKNVLSALLSSPNDDQMQLASFQVRAAENVLGQLNMNRCSGTIVCAGTGSGKTLSFYLPAFLSIAESIDSNYWTRCLAIYPRNELLKDQLAEAYGQARKIDSLLQANGKRKLTIATLFGATPEHEGYFDYAEPPAGWTRTNGGDICPFLTCPTRSCQGQMIWRAEDRNSNVHRLCCSRCSASTAHDELILTRQRLQHTPADILFTTTEMLNQRIGDSTMAHVFGVGAARNRTPKMVLLDEVHTYSGVSGAQTAMLLRRWKHAADVRPHFVGLSATLADARKFFATLIGESDSRVEEISPHPTELDRMGMEYLVALRGDPASQSSLLSTSIQTAMLLRRTLDARNNNTAPQSEVYGSKEFVFTDDLDVTNRMFYNLRDAEGQDSWGRPDVQTHPNGSLANLRNPQAPDERLRAQFGQSWDLCTKLGHRLQDGTSDLRIERTSSQDSGVATDADIIVATASLEVGFNDPEVNVVLQHKAPRDPAQFLQRKGRAGRRIEMRPWTIVTLSDYGRDRLAWESFDLLFDPALSPRELPVSNRYVLRMQMVFAFFDWIATRLRTQAGMPKGSVYRDFSGPAEKILQNSKKIADMKQRQRAAVAIIEGLLFREEGYHELVRYLSNALKQTEETIEVLVWDPPRALMNAALPTLLRRLNSNWKVVDKDPPVFDNFVGNNPLPEFVPAQLFGDLNLPEVTLRSPPQDLRSLERVDVLPILQAMREFAPGRVSRRFGVLNSHARHWVQPGDLSIDGDQPLELGNIVSRYDEIGSFDRFDANGNSQSIRCVRPREMRLVVPERRVADSTNAMLSWNTQVCPLVPGTSVDLPSPSRWSSVVTGMELFVHNLNNPLEVRRFATQSKATINFDNGQTNETTLSFIADRGDDTDSNQVPVGIGFAIDVDGLVVRFAVPEDLAGRLLHNPAMLRCLRVSKFRDAVAEDPTLERFASFFELRWLSQVYLSALVTSAIERDVTLQESWQASSSDSTILNFNEVLGVIFQSLAVSSQSDQDGEQSESLDDVQQQLQKDLEQLLEDPIIIDSLHGHAPVLWETPNSAWTPWLTRKFKTTLGAAILDGIQQVCSDLDSNDLLLDVEPGPRPTIAVPRTGESEEVWITEKTVGGGGIIESFLIRYGEDPRRFFDLVENALRPSDYEIADQQLTILLDWMNSPDQVEVKDKVSAYRVASTENHRAHADAFDDLRKTLDKKGLFTCHGVIAAIANRILRPGSNEDTDALLHKMISRWGTLEDNLDVEIDPRIMAYLESANDLIDNVMRDPSDNAIEANRRQWRFNTLLSLLWPRGGVSRSARLVVYNPYDSLPETEHDLVHLFLIGEATRVNIDDEDWSQKARDCLIKDSEIILVGKPDELPVLRRALMDLMTVPIDSGYMLLHPKVGRVDRRVESIEISLSLPEGVQ